Proteins encoded by one window of Chondromyces crocatus:
- a CDS encoding response regulator transcription factor yields MARKKILIIEDEPHIVLGLSDALEFEGFAVVSAAKGKDGILLARQEKPDAILLDLMLPDTNGFKVCEDLRRWDRFVPIVMLTARGQEVDKIRGLDAGADDYVTKPFSVGELIARMRAILRRASRPTEANPEVFEVGLVTVNMTAHTVTQGSRCEQLSFYEVELLRLLHERLGQPVSREEILQKIWGIEAGPSNRTVDNFIVKLRKKIERSPDKPEHILTVYGFGYKLAP; encoded by the coding sequence TTGGCGCGGAAGAAGATCCTCATCATCGAAGATGAGCCGCACATCGTGCTCGGCTTGAGCGACGCCCTGGAGTTCGAAGGGTTCGCCGTGGTGTCGGCGGCCAAGGGGAAGGACGGCATCCTGCTCGCTCGGCAAGAGAAGCCGGACGCCATCTTGCTCGACCTGATGCTCCCCGACACCAACGGGTTCAAGGTGTGCGAGGACCTGAGGCGCTGGGATCGCTTCGTGCCGATCGTCATGCTCACGGCCCGGGGGCAGGAGGTCGACAAGATCCGTGGGCTCGACGCGGGGGCAGACGACTACGTGACGAAGCCCTTCAGCGTCGGAGAACTCATCGCCAGGATGAGGGCCATCTTGCGCAGGGCTTCGCGACCCACAGAGGCGAACCCAGAGGTCTTCGAGGTCGGGCTGGTGACGGTGAACATGACGGCACACACCGTCACCCAGGGCTCACGCTGTGAGCAGCTCTCGTTCTACGAAGTAGAGCTTCTCCGGCTTCTGCACGAGCGACTCGGACAGCCCGTATCGCGCGAGGAGATCCTCCAGAAGATCTGGGGAATCGAGGCGGGACCGTCGAACCGCACGGTCGACAACTTCATCGTCAAGCTTCGGAAGAAGATCGAGCGCTCCCCCGACAAGCCCGAGCACATCCTGACCGTCTACGGCTTCGGCTACAAGCTGGCGCCCTGA
- a CDS encoding single-stranded DNA-binding protein: MAEGLNRVMLLGNLGADPELRFTQGGQAVLNVRLATTETYLDKDRVRKERTDWHNVVVWGKRAEALGKILAKGSSIFVEGSLRTSSYDDRDGNKRYKTEVVASNILLTGGRTRGGGSMDDAGGFGGEPDSSGGGYGGGQRSGGGQRGGGYGGGGGGGGYGGGSGGGSGGGYGGGRGGGRPAPQQDPSPPQDDYSGDYGGNDDDIPF, from the coding sequence ATGGCCGAAGGCTTGAATCGCGTGATGCTGCTCGGCAACCTGGGAGCGGATCCAGAACTCCGTTTCACCCAAGGTGGTCAGGCTGTTCTCAACGTCCGGCTCGCCACCACCGAAACCTATCTGGACAAGGACAGGGTGCGGAAGGAGCGTACGGATTGGCATAACGTCGTCGTGTGGGGCAAGCGCGCGGAGGCTCTCGGAAAGATCCTCGCCAAAGGCTCCTCCATCTTCGTCGAAGGCTCCCTGCGAACGTCGAGCTACGACGATCGCGACGGCAACAAGCGCTACAAGACGGAAGTCGTCGCTTCCAACATCCTGTTGACCGGAGGCCGCACGCGGGGCGGTGGCAGCATGGATGACGCCGGAGGTTTCGGTGGCGAACCCGACAGTTCCGGCGGCGGTTACGGCGGTGGCCAGCGAAGCGGCGGTGGCCAGCGAGGTGGCGGCTACGGCGGCGGTGGCGGCGGCGGCGGCTACGGTGGTGGAAGTGGCGGTGGCAGCGGCGGCGGCTACGGTGGCGGCCGAGGAGGAGGTCGACCTGCTCCTCAGCAGGATCCCAGCCCTCCGCAAGACGACTACAGCGGTGATTACGGCGGCAACGACGACGACATCCCGTTCTGA
- a CDS encoding integration host factor subunit alpha: protein MTKSEIVQAVYSRLGGFSKKESAELVDLVFETLKETLGRGEKIKISGFGNFVLRDKRERQGRNPQTGEPILITERRVLNFKASQILKQALNPRDNVVVATAVTE, encoded by the coding sequence ATGACGAAGTCCGAAATCGTTCAGGCTGTCTACTCGCGGCTGGGTGGCTTCTCGAAGAAAGAGTCTGCGGAGCTGGTGGATCTGGTCTTCGAGACCCTCAAGGAGACGCTCGGGCGGGGAGAGAAGATCAAGATCTCCGGGTTCGGTAATTTCGTGTTGCGCGACAAGCGCGAGCGTCAGGGGCGCAACCCACAGACGGGAGAGCCCATCTTGATCACCGAGCGGCGCGTCCTGAACTTCAAGGCGAGCCAGATCCTGAAACAGGCGCTCAACCCGCGCGACAATGTCGTCGTCGCGACCGCCGTGACTGAGTAG
- the queD gene encoding 6-carboxytetrahydropterin synthase QueD produces MRLVHEFRFEAAHRLPRVPPGHKCERLHGHSFRAEIAIRGPVREETGWVVDFADLEAAWAPLHAQLDHNYLNEIPGLENPTSEILSRWIWDRLSPALPGLCRVTVYETCEARCEYEGD; encoded by the coding sequence ATCCGGCTTGTGCATGAATTTCGCTTCGAGGCAGCCCACCGCCTTCCCAGGGTGCCTCCGGGACACAAGTGCGAGCGCCTGCACGGTCACAGCTTCCGCGCCGAAATCGCCATCCGTGGCCCCGTCCGAGAGGAGACGGGCTGGGTGGTCGATTTCGCGGACCTCGAAGCCGCGTGGGCTCCCCTCCACGCTCAGCTCGACCACAATTACCTCAATGAGATTCCCGGGCTCGAGAACCCCACCAGTGAGATCCTCTCACGATGGATCTGGGACCGTCTGAGCCCAGCACTGCCTGGACTTTGTCGGGTCACCGTCTACGAGACCTGCGAAGCCCGCTGCGAGTACGAGGGGGACTGA
- a CDS encoding glycosyltransferase, with translation MLSLALGLLYFSVLAGLSAYGLHRLHLVFLCWHNRSRIASAQEVTALTDHDLPPVTIQLPLFNESTVTARLLDAVATMDYPADKLEIQVLDDSTDETQALARAKVVELRGRGVDAVYLHRVDRVGYKAGALDAGLKVAKGDLVAVFDADFIPQPSFLRSIVGHFEDPRVAMVQTRWGHLNRDTSILTKVQAQMLDGHHLVENRARFGAGFLFNFSGTGGIWRSEAIRKAGGWQHDTLTEDLDLSYRAQLAGYRFVYREDVVSPSELPEDISALRAQQYRWAKGTVQTARKLMGTILRADLSLSQRIEAFFHLTPHFAYPLLVLLSVLLMPALVLFPAADTMTMLAIDLPLCIATTGSLAAFYMLAEAAQGRPRLGALVRLPMLIALGTGLAPHLCKAVLEGCRQMAGEFVRTPKHGDNKGRYKVRTDLPLVETLLALISFTAVVASIETGHYVATPFAVLFTFGYGYVAVLVAQEQTARRREVATSGEVWDGTRVSETTGPTWTGPAEERPYTDAAA, from the coding sequence ATGCTCTCTCTCGCACTCGGTTTGCTCTACTTCAGTGTCCTCGCGGGTCTCAGTGCCTACGGGTTGCATCGCCTGCACCTCGTCTTTCTGTGCTGGCACAACCGGTCGCGCATCGCCTCCGCGCAGGAGGTCACGGCGCTGACGGATCACGATCTGCCTCCGGTCACCATCCAGCTGCCCCTCTTCAACGAGTCGACGGTCACCGCGCGCCTGCTCGATGCGGTCGCGACGATGGACTATCCGGCCGACAAGCTGGAGATCCAGGTCCTGGACGACTCGACCGACGAGACGCAAGCGCTGGCGCGCGCCAAGGTCGTCGAGCTTCGAGGGCGTGGTGTGGACGCCGTGTACCTGCACCGTGTCGATCGCGTGGGGTACAAGGCCGGGGCGCTCGACGCCGGCTTGAAGGTGGCGAAGGGCGATCTCGTGGCGGTCTTCGACGCCGACTTCATCCCTCAGCCCAGCTTCCTGCGGTCGATCGTCGGCCACTTCGAGGACCCGCGGGTCGCGATGGTCCAGACGCGCTGGGGTCACCTGAACCGGGACACTTCGATCCTGACCAAGGTGCAGGCCCAGATGCTCGACGGTCACCACCTGGTGGAGAACCGAGCGCGCTTCGGCGCAGGCTTCCTCTTCAATTTCTCCGGGACCGGTGGCATCTGGCGCTCCGAGGCAATCCGGAAGGCGGGTGGCTGGCAGCACGACACGCTCACCGAGGACCTCGATCTGTCGTATCGAGCCCAGCTCGCTGGCTATCGCTTCGTCTACCGCGAGGACGTGGTGTCCCCGTCCGAGCTGCCGGAGGACATCTCTGCGCTCCGGGCGCAACAGTACCGCTGGGCCAAGGGGACGGTGCAGACGGCGCGCAAGCTGATGGGCACCATCCTCCGCGCCGACCTGAGCTTGAGCCAGCGGATCGAGGCGTTCTTCCACCTCACCCCGCACTTTGCTTACCCGCTTCTGGTGCTGCTCAGCGTCCTGTTGATGCCCGCGCTCGTGCTGTTCCCGGCGGCGGATACGATGACGATGCTGGCCATCGACCTCCCGCTGTGCATCGCCACCACCGGCTCGCTGGCGGCGTTCTACATGCTCGCGGAGGCGGCCCAGGGGCGCCCCCGTCTGGGCGCCCTGGTGCGCCTGCCCATGCTGATCGCCCTGGGGACGGGCCTCGCGCCCCACCTCTGCAAGGCGGTGCTCGAGGGCTGCAGGCAGATGGCCGGCGAGTTCGTGCGGACGCCGAAGCACGGCGACAACAAGGGGCGCTACAAGGTCCGGACGGACCTCCCCCTCGTGGAGACGCTGCTGGCGCTGATCTCGTTCACGGCCGTGGTGGCCTCCATCGAGACGGGGCACTACGTGGCGACGCCCTTCGCCGTTCTGTTCACCTTCGGTTACGGCTACGTGGCGGTGCTGGTCGCCCAGGAGCAGACGGCACGTCGGCGTGAGGTCGCGACCTCTGGCGAGGTGTGGGACGGGACGCGGGTCAGCGAGACCACCGGCCCGACCTGGACCGGCCCGGCCGAAGAGCGGCCCTATACGGACGCCGCCGCCTGA
- a CDS encoding MerR family transcriptional regulator has protein sequence MALRPQLPAKLYYRIGEVASIVGVEPHVLRYWETEFRSVRPQKSAKGQRIYSRRDVETLLKVKELLYAHRFTIAGAKRKLREGGIEPPPAEQVATQEEVQRMRDALLEIRGEVIALLDELGRP, from the coding sequence TTGGCGTTGCGCCCGCAGCTTCCGGCGAAGCTCTACTACCGGATCGGCGAGGTGGCGAGCATCGTGGGGGTGGAGCCTCACGTCCTCCGGTACTGGGAGACGGAGTTCCGCTCCGTCCGTCCGCAGAAATCAGCCAAGGGTCAGCGGATCTACAGCCGGCGTGATGTGGAGACGCTCCTCAAGGTCAAGGAGCTGCTCTACGCCCACCGCTTCACGATCGCAGGTGCGAAGCGAAAACTGCGCGAAGGTGGCATCGAGCCACCGCCCGCCGAGCAGGTCGCGACCCAGGAAGAGGTGCAGCGGATGCGTGACGCGCTGCTCGAGATCCGGGGCGAGGTGATCGCACTGCTGGATGAGCTCGGGCGACCCTGA
- a CDS encoding class I SAM-dependent methyltransferase — translation MFGPLLSAADAVALDSAVIPRYLSHFSSLLLEMMLPYEAAKVANLGCRTGHIDSQVLEKLQNATVVGIDASPAAIEAARARGPASAGAPPSYMLHDGGLPLPLSPGGFTHALSVHPLCPAGERQALLSELRRLLVPGGQVLLALPLRGSFPELSDMGRECALKQDLSSLSTAIDAASAARPTPESMTQEFEALGLIDVEVDVRLIAVSFGSGREFLDDPVARLAVLPELSAQIDVDAAVSEKLLRYIHEAVSKYWSEGAFELTVNVGCASGRCP, via the coding sequence ATGTTCGGACCGCTGCTCTCAGCGGCGGACGCGGTGGCTCTCGATAGCGCGGTGATCCCGCGCTATCTGTCGCATTTCTCCTCTCTGCTGCTCGAGATGATGCTGCCCTATGAGGCGGCCAAGGTGGCCAACCTCGGCTGTCGCACGGGCCACATCGACAGCCAGGTTCTGGAGAAACTCCAGAACGCGACCGTCGTCGGGATCGACGCCTCCCCTGCCGCGATCGAAGCTGCCCGGGCCCGGGGACCCGCAAGCGCTGGCGCGCCACCGAGCTACATGCTCCACGATGGCGGGTTGCCTCTCCCTCTGTCACCCGGCGGGTTCACCCACGCGTTGTCGGTCCATCCCCTGTGCCCTGCCGGCGAGCGGCAAGCCCTCCTCTCCGAGCTTCGTCGCCTCCTCGTCCCGGGTGGACAGGTGCTGCTCGCGCTGCCGCTGCGTGGCTCCTTTCCGGAGTTGAGCGATATGGGGCGTGAGTGTGCGCTCAAGCAGGATCTGTCGAGCCTGAGCACTGCGATCGACGCGGCGTCGGCTGCTCGTCCGACGCCAGAGTCCATGACCCAGGAGTTTGAAGCCCTGGGGCTCATCGATGTCGAGGTCGACGTCCGACTGATCGCGGTGTCGTTCGGCAGCGGGCGTGAGTTTCTGGATGATCCTGTCGCTCGACTGGCTGTCCTGCCGGAGCTCAGTGCGCAGATCGACGTGGATGCAGCGGTCTCGGAGAAGCTCCTGCGTTACATCCACGAGGCTGTGTCGAAGTATTGGTCCGAAGGAGCGTTCGAGCTGACGGTGAACGTCGGTTGCGCCTCCGGCCGCTGCCCTTGA
- the mgtE gene encoding magnesium transporter has product MMRVAVAMVPEVRQLLQEDPSQLAALLEEIHEEDLADLLTLLDDAEAVQVLKSLKAEDAAPVFERLDEETQEALVEEMGVEQIAPIVSEMAADDRTDLIEALPEPVGDTLLETLEKVDPEAAAEVEELARWPEDSAGGLMTTDYISVRLDLQVADVIERIRAVGEDAETVYYVYVVDSSHRLLGVVSLRDLLLASPAEQLSEVLTENVFSVGPETDQEEVARAMAKYDFLAMPVLSEERRLLGVITVDDVMDVLTQEQTEDVQRLGAVEPIEESYFRTGFWTFIQKRAIWLAVLFVGEFFTGSALRRYDEVIAAVSSLSYYVPLLISTGGNSGSQSSTLIIRGLAMGDIRPGDWWRVLPRELAQGLVLGLILATIGMARVWAWGDSPAFIVTIGATLVAIVLMGCVVGAMLPLLLRRVGLDPATSSAPFIASLVDVLGIIVYFSLAQALLADVIKAAVQHQGG; this is encoded by the coding sequence ATGATGCGTGTAGCGGTGGCCATGGTCCCCGAGGTCCGCCAGCTCCTCCAGGAGGATCCGAGCCAGCTGGCGGCGCTCCTCGAGGAGATCCACGAGGAGGACCTCGCCGATCTCCTGACCCTCCTCGACGATGCCGAGGCGGTCCAGGTCCTCAAATCCCTCAAGGCCGAGGACGCGGCCCCTGTCTTCGAGCGCCTCGACGAGGAGACCCAGGAGGCCCTCGTCGAGGAGATGGGTGTCGAGCAGATCGCTCCCATCGTTTCGGAGATGGCCGCCGACGATCGGACGGATCTGATCGAGGCGTTGCCCGAGCCCGTCGGAGACACGCTCCTCGAGACGCTGGAGAAGGTCGATCCCGAAGCCGCCGCCGAGGTCGAAGAGCTGGCGCGCTGGCCCGAAGACAGCGCCGGTGGCCTGATGACCACCGACTACATCTCGGTGCGCCTCGACCTCCAGGTCGCGGACGTCATCGAGCGCATTCGCGCGGTCGGAGAGGATGCCGAGACCGTCTACTACGTGTACGTGGTCGATTCATCCCACCGCCTGCTCGGCGTGGTCTCTCTTCGAGATCTGCTGCTCGCATCTCCCGCGGAGCAGCTCTCCGAGGTCCTCACCGAGAACGTGTTCTCGGTCGGTCCGGAGACCGATCAGGAAGAAGTGGCGCGGGCGATGGCGAAATACGACTTCCTCGCCATGCCGGTGCTCAGTGAAGAGCGCCGTCTGCTCGGGGTCATCACCGTCGATGACGTGATGGACGTGCTCACCCAGGAACAGACCGAAGACGTCCAGCGCCTCGGCGCCGTCGAGCCCATCGAAGAGAGCTACTTCCGCACCGGGTTCTGGACCTTCATCCAGAAGCGCGCCATCTGGCTCGCCGTCCTCTTCGTCGGTGAGTTCTTCACCGGTTCTGCCCTTCGCCGTTACGACGAGGTGATCGCCGCAGTATCTTCGCTCTCGTATTATGTCCCGTTGCTCATCTCGACCGGCGGCAACTCGGGCTCCCAGTCCTCGACGCTGATCATTCGAGGCCTCGCCATGGGCGACATCCGCCCGGGCGACTGGTGGCGTGTTCTGCCTCGAGAGCTTGCCCAGGGGCTGGTTCTCGGGCTCATTCTTGCCACGATCGGGATGGCTCGGGTGTGGGCCTGGGGAGATTCTCCGGCCTTCATCGTCACCATCGGCGCGACCCTCGTGGCCATCGTGCTCATGGGCTGCGTCGTCGGCGCCATGCTCCCGCTGCTCCTCCGTCGGGTCGGCCTCGACCCGGCGACGAGTTCTGCTCCCTTCATCGCCAGCCTGGTCGATGTTCTGGGCATCATCGTTTACTTCTCACTCGCCCAGGCGCTGCTGGCCGATGTCATCAAGGCCGCCGTGCAGCATCAAGGCGGATGA
- a CDS encoding (2Fe-2S)-binding protein, protein MKTLVCRCEDVTLHELDAAMARGYSDIESIKRYTGFGTGWCQGKWCLALCARLITERGGQAEHPITPRPPYHPLSLATLAGLDDLVSSSGSPGTSHEP, encoded by the coding sequence ATGAAGACGCTGGTCTGTCGCTGTGAAGACGTGACGCTCCACGAACTCGATGCCGCCATGGCCCGGGGTTACTCCGACATCGAGTCGATCAAGCGCTACACAGGCTTCGGGACGGGCTGGTGTCAGGGGAAGTGGTGCCTTGCCCTGTGCGCGCGGCTGATCACCGAACGTGGAGGCCAAGCGGAGCACCCCATCACCCCCCGGCCTCCGTATCACCCGCTCTCGCTGGCGACCCTCGCCGGTCTCGATGACCTGGTCTCGAGCAGCGGCAGTCCTGGAACGTCTCACGAGCCCTGA